The Podarcis muralis chromosome 8, rPodMur119.hap1.1, whole genome shotgun sequence genomic sequence TCAAACAATCTATTCCAGTGTTTAGCACaatacaacctagcagttcttcTGCCATAGATCCCTTGGTCCTCATTGTATGTTGCAGAAAACCCTGGGATTCCCAACAGCACCAGCAAGCATTCCTACATCTCACTTGCAAAAGGACATTCCCATCATTACCCCATTGCCCCTTGCAGTGCTTAGCTGCAAGGGATATTGGAGCATGTACACaggtcatgctggctgatggtGGCATCCAGCAGATTTGGCCAGTGCTCTGCATGCTCCCTGCAAAAAAACACAAGCAACACCTGATGCTTTCTTGCAAGGAAGCAGCTTTCGTCTGAATGTTGGTTTTAGTTTAAAAGAAGCAAAAATTCTTTTTAAGTACCTAAAGTTTGTCACAGTCTCTGCTACACTGTTATGTATATTAATTTGATACGCTTACCTTCTCTCATGCATGCTTTTCATTCATATTCTTCCATATCATTTTGTATGGCAAGTGCTTATGCGGCAACAATTTCTTCTTTATCTTACCCATATGTCTACTTAAAATACCCAACTTCCACATTTAAGGCATGTTAACTATTTTAACTGCAATACAATTCCTCCCCTAAGAAGTTCCTCTTAATTTTCATATTTGATAATAACTTCCGCCATAGGAAGTGCTGTGATTTTCTTAGGGAACACTTGCACCTATGAAATAgccattaaaaaagagagagagtgagtttggAATAAGCTTTTGCCTTTTTCCTAAAACCAAATACTTATCTTTCTGGGGAAGAGTGGAGGGTTGAGagaaaactatttaaaaataaaaaagtaattggTGTTTGTGTGTTCAGCCTATTGCACCATGCTTCACATTTAATTATAAATTTAATTGTTGATTGCACATTCTAAGCTTCAGTTGAAAGATTAATACCAACCATATAGGGTGAAAATTATGTGAGCATTACTGTCGCTGAGTATGTATATACAGTGTTTGTTCTTGGAGAACTAATAGGAGAGGGTAGCAAACTCGGGTTTCAAACCTCTGCTTACCATTGAATGACCTTGGGGTAAGttgcactttcccagctttgaaTTCTTGGGTGATCTAGCTCACAAAGTTGTTATCAACATGAAATACTTCCTTTAAATCCTAATAAattgtaatttaaattaatatgaTAATATATATCTTTAAATCTCTTCTTTTATCATAGAAAGCCACGTGTTGACAATGGCATCTGGCGATGACAATGGCAAGAAAGTGACTCCTGTGCTCAGAATAAGTCAGCTTGATGCCCTTGAACTGAACAAAGCATTGGAACAGCTGGTTTGGTCCCAGTTTACTCGCTGTTTTCAGGGATTTAAACCCGGACTGTTGGCTCGCTTTGAACCAGAGCTTAAAGCCTCCTTGTGGCTTTTTTTGTGGAGATTCACTGTCTACTCCAAGAATGCAACTGTGGGGCAAGCTATTCTGAACATTCAGTACAAGAACGACTTATCCCAGATGCAGAAATACCAGGCGTTGAGCAAGCAACAGAAATATTGGTACCTTATTTGCACCGTCGGTGGGAAGTGGCTGGAAGAAAGGTGTTATGGTTTATTTAGCAATCGTCCATTGGAGTCATTCCGGAAGACAAAGTACTTTATTAACATAGTCTTTGGGCTCATCAGGCTTTGTGAATTGCTGAACTTCCTCGCTTTTCTTCAGAAGGGAAAGTTTGCTACACTCACTGAACGTATTTTACGAATCAGATCAGTGTTCTGCCAGCCGCAGAGTGTCCGtcagattggatttgaatacacAAACAGGGAACTCCTGTGGCATGGGTTTGCtgaatttcttatttttcttttaccACTTATTAACATGCAAAAGCTCAAACTCAAAGTCTCTTCTTGGTCACTACCTATTTCAGTGGGTACCAGAAATGAAAATAATTCAGCAACATGTTGCAAGGAATGTTCTCTGTGTGGAGAGTGGCCCACTCTTCCTCACACCATTGGCTGTTCAcatgttttttgttattattgtatTAAAAGCAACTACTTACTTGATTTGTATTTTACTTGTCCTAAATGTGGCACAGAGGTGCAAGATCTGCAGCCATTAAAGTATAAGTTAGAAATGAAAGAGGTAGATACACATTAAGCTTGTTTAGGCTTTCCTCAAATCCATAATTATGTATAACTTGTGGATTCTATGGGACTATTCAATCCTGATAGTTAAATTTAGCCTACAGTAATTTTAACCTTTCTGTAATACTGGAATTCTCTTATTCTGTGCTACTTTGTAGGTTTTGTTACTTAAGTGTAAAATTATCAACAGCTATAAAAAGATTGTGATTTTCAAAGAATTGCAAACTCAGTAGAACTGTAAATAAAGAACAAAATAGTGATTAAACTCTgtccattttatttatatcatcATAAGTCAGTGCATtcaaagaaaacccttttttaagGTAACTGAAtaagtcggtagagcatgagcctcttcatctcagggtcgttggttgaagccccacattgggcaaaacattcctgcattgcaagggggttggactagatgaccctcatggtccctccagctctgcaattctatgatacataagttaaggttaccagacgtcctcgtttcccggggacagtccctggatttacaaaccagtccccacacaaaatccattgaagttgaaaagtgtccccggattcattggaaaaaactTGGTAACCTTAACCTAAGTGCAGCCACTTGTAATAGGTTACATGTAATATAACCACATGGGTGCCaagaaaaggagagaagagaTGGCATCATTAAAAGCTGCCACAAACTGTGTGGGAAGCTATTTCATACTATTGTTTCTCAAGTAGTGCTGGGCCCATTCAGAGTGTTATATACAGTTCAACCACACTTGGTTGTATTCTGTGGATGGTATGGGAGTAAACCAGTAAaagtaataatatttaaaaaggtGTAACagttttattaatttcagtgagtctaccctGAGTATGATTTAGTTGCATAGAGACAACTGCACCTGCAaactagtattattattattattattattatcagggatgcgggtggcgctgtgggttaaagcctcagtgcctagggcttgccgatcgaaaggtcggcggttcgaatccccgcggcggggtgcgctcccgtcgctcggtcccagcgcctgccaacctagcagttcgaaagcactcccgggtgcaagtagataaatagggaccgcttactagcgggaaggtaaacggcgtttccgtgtgcggctctggctcgccagagcagcaatgtcacgctggccacgtgacccggaagtgtctttggacagcgctggcccccggcctcttgagtgagatgggcgcacaaccctagagtctgtcaagactggcccgtacgggcaggggtacctttaccttttatacccgggggtctcaggacggttcacagaataaaatcatgcctgcaagcgctccaattggagaacagcctttaccaaaggggtcatgggctttgaagacactcgaactcaggacgcaagggagaaacatgctgagaggaaggcacgcttggcaaatccacactgtgaccaactcccacccagaaaccaatgtccccactgtggaaggacgtgtggatctagaattggcctccacagtcacttacagactcgttgttaaaaccatgtttatggaagacagtcttactcagctacgagtgattgcagcagcagaagaagaagagaccacaaaatacctaataaaaataaaaaacaacaacccaatagcccccccccccaaaaaaaaacatttttaaagggcataggatgtaaattgaATCAACCAAATTAGGCTTGACTTGCAAATACTTGAGGGCCAATCCACAAACCTTATTGTGGTTGCATCCCCCAGTGCTGTTTGGCCTCCAATAGGTTCAGAGGCTTTACTGAACTTTCCGAGAGCTCCTTGGAACACACAAGCTGTGGTTTGCCTTCCAATTGttgcatctgggcttgatgaggcaggtgaccctcacctgttcccagccttctccagctgaggaatcactcAGCTCCTCCAGCTAACAAGCACCACCTGgccagctgggctgtgggccctcacctgcctcagcctcctagaacaTTCCTCCCACTGCTCCTTAGGCCTCAGCCTGCTGTATTTGGGGAGACAGAGCTCCTTCTGACTCTGGTCATGggccctgctgctctggttcctgcacGCTGACCAGGCCATTCTTCATCACCCCGTGAGTATTTTCTATGCCAAACTCTCCTGCATCCCCAGCTTGCTGTGTGTCCCAGTAACAGCAACACCCCACACCagattcctcttcctccttcctgcgcATGACatgggccgtagctcagtggtggagcatctggtATTGTCCCATCTCCCAAAAGGGCTGGGAGTGTCAGAGCTGATGCCAGTCAGTGATGCTAGATATGCCCTGAGCTAGATGCGCCAATGGTTTGACTCCGTAGAAGGCAGCTCCCTGCGTTCCTTTGTACCAGGCCAATCCCACAAAGTGACACTTGCCATATTTCTGAAGAGGGTGGCTAACTGCCGGCCACTCGGTTGATACTTGTGCACTGGAGCAGAAAGGCTAGGAAGTGGATATATTGCTCCTGGCTCTTTTCCCTCGCTGTTATCGCCGATGTGGTTTTccgtgtgggggtgggggaaccaagTAAAAGCATAATTCCAAAGTGCAAGAAGAAAAAGGATTATTAGAAAGATAACTATCGCCTCAGAACTCTGCACTTGTACACACGCCTCGCAACTGAAGCCAAGCTAATTTCCCCCAAAGCAATTGCCAAATGAGGGCTAGAGTTACAGTTTGCATGCTGACAGGAATCCATGGGGGGTTGATATTAAGCACACTGAGGGTAATTAAGTTGTTGTAATCATTAGTTTAGCAGTCAGTTTGGCACAGGGCTACGGTCTCCCCACCTTAGCCACAAGCAAGAACATCAGCTAATTTCCGCTCCTATTTAAAAGTTGTTCCGTTGTCTTTAAAGAGAATGCAGTTGTTTTAACTCTTAACAGAGTTTTGATACTGCGAGGCAATTTCTTAGCTACGAGGAGGAAATATTTGTAGATTTCAGCTAACATGGCCAGCCTGTAGCCATGCCTATTCTACAGCcaagccccattgacttcagtggaggTTTGGGGTAAGAGCGTCTCCTATACACCAATGTATGGGGTTCCGGACTTCTTCAATTGAAAAAGCCGTGTGAACTTTGGGAAATAGGATGGGGGAGGAGTCTGTCTCCAATCTGTATTCCTGGACTGCAGGAAGCTTTTGGACCTTTGATTTGTTTCTTTGAAGACTCGCTGAGAAATGTAATTTTATCCTTGAGAAATGCTTtcgctttcccctccccccatctccttttccaggaggagaaaaaagaaaacattctgGAACTCAAAATAGGAATGCAGATGTGTTTTCTGCTTTGAACTGGAACTGCTACGCCTGCCCCCTTTCATGCCATCCCCCCCTCTCCGCCCCACTTAACTGGATGGATGAAAAATTTTAATGTCATTATAAGAGTAATGGGTCTGTTTGGGTGTTTGGTAGCAGATAGTATTCTACTTGTGATTGTCTTTGCAGTAATTCATTGCTTTGAATTTGGAATTCTATTATTTTACATCTCTGGCGGtttaaagtggttttttttttcttttttcttgttttttttaataaacaccaAACTTCACCTCATAAAAATTCATTACATAAGGGCATAAACAAGCATTTTTCCTTCCAGTCATTGGCAGTAAGTGATTCATCAGTTTTCCACAGAAAACCAATTTCATTGCAGATGTTCTGTAATTTCCACTCTTCTTGAGTTGTAGAATCATATCAACCAATCCCAATGTAGGCTATATAGAGTGTttgaaggagtgtgtgtgtgtgtgtgtgtgtgtgtgtgtgtgtacgtacgcTTAATCTTTTTAATAGGATTGACTATCATTTGCTGTCTCATCAGTTTTTCAAAATAACCATAAAGTAATCAGTCTGCCATTCTTTCCTTTGGGATACAGGCTATCATTTTCCTCTGTGGTCTGCCCTGTTGAAAGAGTGCAGTTAATAACTGGCAGAAAAGCAAAGGAACTGGGGTCCACACACTGTGCTTAAAACATCCTTCTGAATGAATCTCTCCTCCACCTTTTTGCTCAGCAGAAGGGGCAGGGGGCAACGTTCTCggcccccttccctgccccctgcaCTGGGCAGCTCGAGGCTCGCTTGCCGCGTGGGCTTCCTCAGCAGTCTCGCTACTGCCACGgggtgggcaggagggagaaaggtgCCGCGTAGCTTTGTACGCCGCCACCCTGCCTCCTCTCCCAGGCAGGAAGCGAGAGAGCGCAGCTGGCCATAGGAAGAGCCACCGCCACCACCCAGCATGCCTTTGCAGCTGTTCCCGGTTGGTCCCGGACTCCTGCTGCTGGGGGCCCCTGTTGGGCGGGTGCCGTGGCGCAGGGCGCCACTAACCCTAACGGCCCTGTCTCCACATGATTTGGACAACAGCTTTTGCCAGCCCAAGCCAGCCTGGTGACAAAGGTTCTGTGTCCACATCTGACTCCCGCCCCAGAAAGTGACTTAATTGTGCAGTAGGCAAAACACAACCAGTTGATATTAATCTGGATGCTTTTATACCACAGCTTAAAGGACTTGTGCCAAGATTTGCACATGCAACCCTTTTTCTAGAGAGTGAAACTGTACAGGGATAGTGTCGTGAGTGTCTTGGGTAGTAGGCAGCAAAGTCATCCCATTAGTGGAAGGACCTTCACCTacacaacagaacttcctctcTTACACGCAAGGACCTGCCCCCATGCCCTCCACaagtctgctccagaggattgggggaaaTCCCAGAACAGGTTTTCAGGGGTGCAGGAAGGggcatgcagggagaggagagggagttgGAGTTTCATTGTGTGGGTCCTTatgctcagtcagtaaagcatgagactcttaatttcaagccccacgttgggcaaaagattctgcattgcagggggttggactagatgactcttgtggtcctttccaactaaaAGTTCCAATTTTCTTTCCAATTactcttgtggtcctttccaattaaaattctatgattctatgacttagttggatacaacccattgattttagtgtaTACCAGTTCTTACAGCCATTCCCCGTTGTTGCCAAACTAGGAATCTTCTATGTATGATGAAGGGCTGAACCAAATATATACGTCCCTGCATGAAatagatacagtcgtaccttggaagtcaaacggaatccattctagtagtccgttcaacttccaaaatgttcggaaaccaaagtgcggattctgattggttgcaggaagttcctgcagccaattggaagccccggAAGCCCTGTCAggagttcggcttccaaaaatagttcgcaaaccggtaCAGTTGCTTCCAGGCGttctggagccaaaacgttcaggaactaagctgtttgaaaaccaaggtgcaactgTACTGCATTGATCCCTGTCCCACCACAGAGaagattccttgttgaccttCATCTTGACAGGTTTGACATACTGGTGCAAGGTGCAGGTGACATTCAGGGAAATGAAACTGAAAGATAGGTTGAGGTGGTGGTGTTCTTATCCCGAGAAAATTAGCGACTGAGTGTGCAAGGAGGTGAGTGAGGGCTTGGCCCTTGAAGGCTCAGTTCTTAGTATCCATTGCACTTCCTTTGTGTGTTGAGAGTAAATTTATTCTTCCAAGGTCCGCACAGCTGGATCACAGCCATTTCTGCTGAACATACCCTTATGAGAAGAGCCTGGATTTAATTTGCACTTTAAAACATTAATTTTTACTTGCAGATGTTAATGGAAATTCATTAGCCTAAATGTGACTTTATTGAATGCCTTGAGGACTAGACCAACTGAGATTGAATGTGCAAATTTGGTGCAGGACAATTAGGattcaaaacagcagccagtcaaGAAGGGATTAAGGAAGATGGGGGACGAGGCAGCAGATATGGTGTCTAATGACATATCATATAAAgtactttatttatttgcttgcttgcttacgcCATGCTCCTCATCCAGGAAGtttcaaaaatcaatttttatAAAACACATGCCACACACAgagatcaataaaaaaaaaagaacacactGAAAGCTGACACATTTTTACCAATGTTAACATTTGGCAAAAtgctaaaataaaaattgcacGCAGCTTTATTCCAGAGAAAGAGCGTGGAACCAGTAACCCAGATGTCACAGGGACTACACCTACAAAGGAACACTCTGTACATTCACATAACAGGAGTAACACCCCAAACATTTAGGTCAGGGGACTGAAAAACTGCTCCGTCAGATTGGCAGCAATGAGATGATGTCATGTACATAGGTCACATGCTACTCTAAaacaattccctcccccccccaaaaaaaatcatattttacATCAAGTGATACAAAGTTCATATTAAAAGTCAAGACAATCTGGGGAAAGGGGCAGAACTTCTGGTGAAAAGGAGGCAGGGCACCTGCCACTTTTTATGACATAGAGGTAGTATAATATTCTTCCAATTAATCagattaataatactaataatccaGAGCAGCGTATTCCCTCCCCTAAAAATATCTAGTGGTTGTGTGTGTTTCCATTTTAGCTGGAAACaagttctcttttcctctcccatAATACTTCCCCAAATCTATTACTGTTATTGTCCAAGACCCTCCCTCCCCTATGCTTTGATTTTTATTACTCCCTTTAGCTCTTTTAGTCTTTTCTGTTGGCTTCGTGCATTTTGCACCATGGAAAAAGGATAAATAAGGAGGGACACAACAGAGAGTGATAAAATTATGAATATGAAACAGAGAGATCTCCTCATATAATGCTAGAAGTCTGGCTGACCCATTGAAATGTATTGGTGGTAGGTTCAGAACTGACAAAAGGGAGTTCTATTGTACATGGTGTGTCAGTATTTCAATAAATCTATAAGTAACATCTTTATGTATTCCATGCCACAAGATTTAAAGATGGCAATGAGCTGTaaaaagggattagacaaatttttGGAAGATTATAAAGCTATCACTAGCCATTAGCCATCTGAAGAGGAGCTTCCACATTCAGAAGcatctctgaataccaattgcttgCAGACAAACAACTGCCTTCATGTTGCCATCATGCTTTGCTTCTGGACTTCTCACTTATTTTAAGGACGGATTTTTAGTTTTACCTTTATTAACAGGCATTTCATGTGATCTCATCCAGAATTAAAACGGGCTGTTGTGTTCCGATTGTTATTCGTTATTACTGTTGTTCATTCTGACAGTTTTCACTATCAACTTTGTTTCATATTATTCTCGTTTGATGACAATTgcataaactttttttaaaaaaaaaaattctgctactGCATAAGAGGAATCGAGGCTTCAAAGTTGGCAACATGACCCCCCTTATCCAGCTTGGTTGAGATTGGTGGGAGTGGATTGTCCTTCAACATACCATTGCTCACATTTTACAGCAAGGAACTGCCTGTTGAACTCTTTGCAATGTGCTTTTGTTGTATGCAAATGTCTGCAAACATGTGGAATGGAAGGTATTCTGATGGTAGAGTGACAGCTGGTACTTTTCCattcctgtgcccccccccccccatacacttgAACTGGTGACCTAGAAGTGCAAGGATAACCCCTAAGTAATTTTAAGGCTTGCTTTGAATCAGAGTTTGGAACATCTTACTAATTACCCTTATCTAAATGCATTTATCTACTTTCCCTAACATATCTTCAGATTCATTGCAGTGCTGAATAATTACCTGATGGCCTTGCTCTGCCATTTTTTATGTCAGGCAAAAACTCTGCCTTTAGTCTCTGCAGGCGTGCAAGTGGCAATTGAGCTCCATTTGTTCAGGCCAGCAGTTGAGTGAACTACTGGAGACACAAGAAAGCTTTAGCTTGACATCCCTCCCTGGAGGGAGAGGGATTCCTACCTGGGGGGAGAGGGAACTTTAGAAGAATCACAAGACATTTCACGTGATCTCACTCTGCCCATTTTTTTCTAGTTATGTTGCACTTGCACACTTTCAAATATCCCACAAAGCCTCCTACCCACATGGGAATCCAGCCTAGCCCTCTTTCTGAagctcccctctctttctcttcctcttcttccattccAGCTTTGACCTGAATGTGACACGAGCACCCTTAGCACAACTTAAGCTGTGTACAGGCAACAGCTTTGCAGATGTTTGAAGGAGGCTGTAATTTCCCACAGACAAGCCTGCCAGCCCAATCCTTATAAAGCAGTATTCTGCACACATTCAGGCTCACCTCTGTGGTGCACAACTTCTGGCCACATCATAGCCCGCTCTGACTCCCCTCGCACAACAGATCCACACGCACCTTCTGTCTGCAGCCTCCCCTAAAGTTACACATgctcctttttttgaaaaattccaccAATGTCTTTGATCAAACTGACTTCATATATTTTGAAGACTTGCAGAAGGTTGATACCCATCTGTAGAATTGAAGGGGTTCTCCCAGAGTtgtttttctacacacacatacaaatccACCTACCCCTCCCATCTAAATTAATAAATAGAGATTTCTGGGGCATTTCACACTGAgacactctctctttctcaccaGTGACTCTTTCCCTGTGTATTTTGCCCTTCCAAGATAGCAACTCAAGTATTGCTTAAGTGATCACTTGTCCCTGGATTGGTCAGCCAAGAGTCCCTGTTCTATGCTGGAGTCTCTTGTTCTTTCTCAGCTTGCTTCAACCTCTCATCCACCCTTTAAGCACGGaaacaaatcagaaactgaagcaagttcccagatctttaa encodes the following:
- the PEX2 gene encoding peroxisome biogenesis factor 2 isoform X2; this translates as MASGDDNGKKVTPVLRISQLDALELNKALEQLVWSQFTRCFQGFKPGLLARFEPELKASLWLFLWRFTVYSKNATVGQAILNIQYKNDLSQMQKYQALSKQQKYWYLICTVGGKWLEERCYGLFSNRPLESFRKTKYFINIVFGLIRLCELLNFLAFLQKGKFATLTERILRIRSVFCQPQSVRQIGFEYTNRELLWHGFAEFLIFLLPLINMQKLKLKVSSWSLPISVGTRNENNSATCCKECSLCGEWPTLPHTIGCSHVFCYYCIKSNYLLDLYFTCPKCGTEVQDLQPLKYKLEMKEVDTH